The region CAGTATATGGGTCTGATAAAGGTTTCAGATTAGTAGTACAACGTGTTCTTTGATGAGAAACATACACATTTGTTCAGTATGGATCTGAAGGAGGAATGCCCACCTTGTGCCTGTCAACTGGATCCAAGCCCCTTTGACTTTGAGATAGATAGACATGGTTATCGCCAGCTGTGGCAGTTGTTGGACTTGATTTGTAAATTTGCTCTCTTTATTTGGCTGCCAGACAGGGTGTGGAGTGGAGGAGTGTCTGTCACTTCACATTGGTGTAGGTTGGGTGAGATGAATTGCATTGACCTCATATGCCCTTATGTGGTTTCACCATTATGTTTTTGCCTGTACTCCACTGGACATACTTTAATGCAGTGAATTAATAATGTAGCAAGTTGATTATACAGTATGGAGCTTAGTAATTAAACAATAGTTTTATCTTACTAATGCTTACACCACTTTCTTATTGTGTGGTCAACCACTATACGTATTTTCATGGTCAAGTGGTACTGGTAAACAAGCTTATAATTGTTTATACAACAATGACTGTGCAATGTGATGCCtacttataaaattaactctgaCTAGTTGTTACTCATCTGAAAGAAAACTGTTTTGATGCATGTCTTTCTTCTGCAGGAATTCAGCAGAAAGGCGCTCCCACTGTTTGATTTGCAATGATGGCTTGTTGCTTTATGTTTGGAAATAACACAAACCAAACTAGTGAAGGTGAACAAGGTGGGTATGTCTTTACCTAGCTCTTTAGTCTTTAGTCTCGTCTGCATACAAAATGCTCCTCATTCTGATACATTTGATTCGCATTTGCTTTCTGGTGGTTTCAGGAGAGAAAGCGGTGAGGATTTTTTCTTACAATGAGCTGAGAAAAGCTACACATGATTTTAGTGGGGCGAACAAGATCGGTGAGGGTGGCTTCGGTTCTGTATTCAGGGTAAGTGCCAAAGCCGTTAATCACCTCAACAAAGTCTAATAACCATTATTACATCGACTTCTCTTGCTTAAAATTCATTTTGGTTAATCAGGGAAGGCTCAGAGATGGGACAATTGTTGCAGTAAAGGTGCTCTCTGCTACTTCAAGGCAAGGCGTGCGGGAGTTCATTAATGAACTGACAGCAATTTCCGATATAATGCATGAAAACCTAATTACATTAATCGGCTGCTGTGCTGAAGGGTCTCATAGGATCCTTGTATACAATTATCTTGAGAACAACAGCCTTCAACATACATTACTAGGTAACATACTGGTCTACCTAATCTGTCCTTGCTTAATCAAGATATCCTTTAACAGTTACCACTTACATATACATTGCATGGTATTGCAGGGTCAGGCCGTAGCAACATCCACTTCAATTGGAGAGCTCGCGTCAAAATTACAGTAGGTGTTGCCCGTGGTCTTGCATTTCTTCACGAGGACATCCGACCTCCCATAATACACCGCGACATAAAAGCAAGCAATATTCTCCTCGACAAGGATCTAACCCCCAAAATTTCTGATTTTGGGCTGGCCAGGCTCCTCCCCCTAAACGCGACTCATGTGAGCACCCGAGTTGCAGGAACAATGTAAGTTTAAACTTCTGTAggatttttcttcaaaattactgcatagattttctctattttaccTCACTGTATTTTTCTAACAGAGGATACTTAGCTCCTGAATATGCACTCAGAGGACAAGTGACAAAGAAGTCAGATATATACAGTTTTGGTGTTTTGATTTTGGAAATTGTTAGCGGCAGATGTAACTATAATTCTAGATTGCCTTACGAAGAACAATTTCTACTCGAGAGGGTAAGCTCTAACATAATGCCATACTAAAGGAACCTAATCGTTAACAGTTTATGCATCGACGCCCGAACATTACTAAGCTGTAAAAGGGTTTCTGGTTCTCTTGCAGACATGGGCACACTATGAGCAAGGTCACTTGGATATCATCATAGATGCAGATCTAGAGAATGATGTGGATGTCGAGGAGGCGTGCCGCTTCTTGAAGGTTGGACTTCTATGCACTCAAGATGCAATGAAACTCCGTCCCAACATGATCAGCATCGTCGGGATGCTGACCGGAGAGAAGGATGTCTCCACAGAAAGGATCACCAAGCCCTCTGTGGTTGGTGACCTGGGAGACGACCTGAGGGGCAACAACCAGCAGAGACCAAACGATGCCCACTCTCTCCTGATGAGATCCTTTGTCACCACTGAACCATCGACATCGTCAGACACAACCACGCGATCATCGCTATGAAAAATTCCTTGTGTCAAACAACTTATTCCATTGTAAATTGTTATGCTAGATAGACAAAGAGGTTGTTATGATGCAGAGGCCAGAGATGTAATTTGATCTTCCTtatctcaaaagaaaaatagagaagTTGTTCTGGGCTGATGATGCCACAGTGGTGAAAATTTGGCATTTAGCCAATAGGAATTTTGCCttgttttttctgttgttCTTTTGTTCGTTCATTATATGTAAACTAGACAAATGACGTGTATTGCACTGGAATATAATTATAGAGAGTCTCCTTACAAATATTGCGTGTGCGTAATATTTGTGGCACCGGGAATTATTTGGTGCTTTCCATTGTAGTTTCTATGTGTTTTAATATGTGAACATAATTGGCCAATATTTTTGCGCAAGTGCAACTTTGTTGCTCAGTTGTAAtgtattaagaaaaaaaaataaaaacagtgtAGACAAACTCAAAAATGTGACCTCAAATGGTAAGTAGTTTGACAAAGAAAAGCAAGCAAAAGAACAGCATGTAAAAACTGGTTCCACAGTGCAGCGATCGATTAAGTTCCTTTGTAGTCAAAGACACCATGCCTTTGTCACTGATATCTAGACCCGAGGTTCACTGGGCCCATGTGTCAGTGAGGTGGAGTGATGACAGAGATCTCAATCTGAGAGGAATGTGACCCCAAAACAGAGCATATCCGAGATAGCAGATGTGAATGGGAAGAGCAATGCCTTTTACCTTTTCTTCAAAACCTTTAAATCCATAATATGTAATTGAAATGACCTTTTTTGTGATCTGGATCTcaatctccatctccatctccagtTCAAATCTAAAATTCTAATGGTGATCAAACCAaactctaatataaaattctcCAAAGTTCTAAATTCTACTTTCTTTTTCTGGGCCCGATCTCTTACCAAGCAAAGTAgcccttttattttctttacacCCAGAGGCCCACTCCTTTTTTTCCTGGCCCAAGCCCATATAAATGGGAGAGGCCCACTCCCTTTTTCCTGGCCCAAGCCCATAAAATGGACTCTGGGCTGGAACAGTATtgaattgtttatattttatacatactccctcctttcAAAAAAGAGATGAATCTGAACACCATACTATCCTCAACACATAATGGTAAATTGAAGTGGAGAAGCTCTGAATGGTTTATTCATCTTCAATGATAAATACATCTAGAGAGTTAAGGATCAGAAGACATCAAATTGATTAACTTATCAGTAGTAGTTCAGTACAGCGGATAATGTCGACGCAATCACGCAACCAACATGAAGAAATCATTGTTAGCATATAGCTATTAGTTACATGAAGAGTTGACaaccatagaaacatgaatgGTTTGAGTCGCTATTTGGTGTAAAGAAATACTCTTGGACAGTCAAATCCTTCTCGAGGGAATGTTTAGGACATTAATCTACTTCAGTAATCTGATTGATCCAGATCAACAACTCCAGAatggaccaaaaaaaaaaaaactggaagAAGAGAGTTTTTCTAGGTCATGCAACTAGTGCCCTAGCAACTTGCAGGTAGTTTATCAGGAAAGAATGCTCGGAGAAGCATCGTTAGCCTGAAGAATAAGAAGATCATTTGATGCGACAGGCACAGCTAGAgatcatataaaattcttGGCTAATCGGCATGGTAGGTTAGGTCAAGGAAATGTGCAGGGTGACAAAACAGATGATGACCACTCAAGAACGCTCCCAAGAACAAACTGCTTGAATATGATGGAAAACACAGTTGAAGCATATGAAATCTGCCTGCAGAATTAGCATGATATTGCCATGAACCTGAATTACAGGGATGATGTTAAGAATTAGATTGCCCTTTCTACTTGAGGATTATTCCCTATATGCCCGTTCTCCTCTGTTTGAGTCACCTTTTTGTCTTCACCCTCCTCCCTAGTTTTTGCCTTCTCCAGAAACTTCAAATTACAGCATCTAATTtaagaaaacattttttatttggtgttTACCTTGACCTTAATCTTCATCTCCAGTTACAATCTAAACTTCCAATCCCAATTCTCAGCACATCTTTTGAGTTTAGTTACACATTCCAAACCAACCTGTAATCTGCAATTCTGTAAAATTCTAGATTCcatattctttttcttaggcctaatttaaaatttttacccCACAGACCATgaaactttctttttttttagttttgtttccaCCCAGAGTCTCACTGGCCCTTTTCCTGGCTCAAGctcaaaaaattgaaattgtaTAGTGTTGGTTACTTGGTTTGTACAGTCTAATGTTCCCATATATAATGTTAAATGAAAGTGAAAAGGTGCTAAATGGTTTATATATCCACACAATGCCTGTCCCTGAAAACTTCATTCATCTTCAATGATAAATACATCTAGAGGTAAAGGGAAAGGGATAACCCTTTTCTCCAATCCTATGTACAGATTCTATGCCAAGCCATTTCCACTACTCTATTGTGTATGTCACACCCCTAACCAAATCCCAATCAAATAGAGAAAATGTATTCACAGCTACTACTCCAGCAGAGGAAAAGAATATGTCACCTCTTTACAAAGTTATTTCCACACTGCATTCTTCAGTAATCACTATCTAGCACTAACAAAGTAGCAACAGACCCTCCATGATGATCATATCAAAGATTGTTCAGAGGGGCCGGGTTCCACATCTGTGACAGCCCAGTACTCTCCTGTCCCCAATCTGGAGAGAATTCCATCTTTGcagtgttgctgctgttgtgcAGTGCCCTGATGGCCTTCTTCTCAGAGGTGTCCATGGCCAACAGGTCCCCAAAGCTGATTGAGCCCTTCAATGGCAATGCCGGCAGGCCGGAGAAGCAGGACACTTGCTCGTAGctcccggtcgtcgtcgtcttcgtcggtGTGGTATCGAAGGCGATGTAGGCATCAATGATGGGCGGAAGCGACGGCGCAGAAGGCAAGTCTAGCTCATTGGATCTGCCGGGCTCTTCAGACGATGGGCTTGGAATTGTTTGTCTGGTCTTGTAGAACACCCTGCATAGCACCCAGTCCTCctgtatgtttttcttttgtaattaGGTGATGTTCAATTTAACATGGTAATTAAGTGAAAATAACCTAAGGTGGCATTGTAATAACTAACAACTGTAATTGAACATTATTCTCTAAACAGTCAAATAGTTTTCAGGTCATATGTAATGCTTAAGGACAAGAGGACTTCAAATTTATTAGTACAATGGATAATGCTGATGCAACAAACATAACAAACTCTGCAGCAAGTTGCATGAAGAAATCATTGTCGACAAGTTATATAGTTGCTTGGGGAGTTAGCAATCATAGAAACCTGAATGTTTTAAGTGGCAACTTGGAGTAAACAACCGCTCTAAGACAGTCAAATCCTTGTGGAGGGAATGTTTAGGACATTATTCTAGCTGACTAATCTGATGGAGCCAGCTGAACAACTCGGAACTGGATCAATCGAATAAACATCTTGTAGGCCATGCAACTAGAAGAGAGCCCTGGGAACTTCAACTTGCAGGTAGTTTTAATCAGGACAGAATGTTCAGAGAAGCGTCGTTAGCGTGAAGACGAGCAAGATCATTCGACGCGACAGAAAACAGTTAGAGACGGTGTTGTTATAAAAATGCAGTCTTTTGTCGATCACCATGGCAGGTGACGGCAACACGCAGGATGAGCTCACTCGAGCTAAGGAAACATGACAATCAGAAAGGTTATTTTCATTTCTAAAAACTACTAGTTTTGACAGTGAATTCCTTGACACGTATTTAATTTCACTGTAGCAAAcagcaaccaaccaaccaatcaatctttctttctttttatttcctGCATCTTTTGAGAAAacaagatagaaaaaaaaaagaagaagagaaactcatcatcatcgtcttcttcctcctcttgccGTTTGCAAAAGAGAACGAAACAAACACGAAAACGAAAAACGAGAGCGGCGTGCTCCTCTGATCCTCGTCGGAGCCACACAATCCgaatgaaagaaagaaagtttCTGGAATGGATCATGGATTCATGGATACCTTGAGGTGGAGGGGCTGGGGGTCGAGGCGGAACTCGTGCATGACCCACTCGGTCTTGCGGCCCTTGGGGGCCCTGCCGCAGTAGAAGACGAGGGTCTTGCGCATGCCGACGGCGGGgtcgccggagccgccgcggcgggtgATGGAGCGGTCCTTGCCGGTGGCCTTCCAGTAGCCGGAGCGGGTGGCGCGGTTGGTGCGCTGCCCGGTGGCGTACTTGCGGTCGCGCAGGCTGAAGAAGTACCACTCCTTCCCTCCCACGCACGCCGCCTCTGCAACCAAAACAACAATGGTAAAGACGCCATGGATGAGCTCAAGATCACGTAGAAACTAAGCAATCAAGTaatgtaaatttttgatatgTCAAAATTAAAAGCAAATTTTTGTTGCGGTATAGTTGGTTATCACGTCAGTCTAACACACTGAAGGTCTCCGGTTCGAACCCGGGCGACGCCATCCTTTTTTCAACTCCGGAAAGATTCcatttttgctgtttttttCACGCGCTCTTGAAATTTCAGCTTCGGAAAGATTCAGTTCTTACGTCTTCCCCTATTTTCAAATCCGAAAAGATTCCATTTTTCCTTTCGCCTCTCTTCTGAAACATTGAAATTCGAAAGAAAGATTTCATGTTTACAGTTCTCCCCTGTTTTGAACTgcgaaaaaaaataccatcttTACAACTTCTCTTTTCCATCTTTTGAACTTGGTAAAGTTAGTCTTTTCAGCAAAAAGTAAACAGAGAAGCCACTACACTTGATTGGAATTCGTCCAAAAGagaaccaatttttttttttttacattttccCCATCTTTGTTCtttaaaacgaaaaactaaatCTCCTTTGAAAAATCAGGGAATCCATCCAACACAAATTTCATTTCCTACAAAGAACATGAAGCAACTAACACCACCAATAATCACCGACGGACCAATACCAATCATGGAATCTACATCTCTATCTCGAAACGAATCAATCAACAACACGAACACGAAAAATATTCCTTTTTATCTCCTTTCTATctccatgaaaaaaagaatcaaccAACCAACACCAAGGAGAACGCGACTGCAGAATTGGAGAGTAATCCTAACGAGCGCGACCGACGAGCAGCAGTCAGTACGCACCTGGAAGGTCCCATGGCTCGCACTTGTTGAGATCGACGTCGACGATGGCGACCCCGCCGCCGTAcacccctccccctccgccgcctcctccccggccggcggcgagcttgtGCAGGAGGTAGTCCAGCACCAGCTCGTCGTCCCTCGGGTGGAACCTGAACCCCGGCGGCATTCTCGCCTCCACCGTGCCTATGAAACTCATCTCCTCGATCCACCACCACGaaagggaggaagaagaagaagagaggagagagagagcgcgctAATGGTGGAGTCCGACCGCTACGCTTGGCTGCGGTATTAATACAGCTCGCTGGTCAACcaaactactccctctattttatttttttaaaaaaaattacacagTTAACTTTTGGATCAAACATTTGTCGCTCattttacttaaaattttatatggatatataaagctataaatcataattaaagtattttcagtgaaaatattaattacataaaattattaataattatataaaattttcgaaTGAGAAGAACGGTTGAACTTAAATTCAACAGCTAAGAGTATCCAATGcttaaaaaaatcggaggtAATACTACCAAAGCTAGCAACTGATAGGTTCATGGATAATGCAACAACTTGCTGGTTTAATTTGGGTGTGCTTAGGGGTTAATGATTTGGACTcgtgtgattaattaatatttcttttgggGTGCTAGTATGAGCCTATTAGcctatatgatatatatgatgatgtTGCTGAATATACTGTTCTAATGGTTGTCAAGATTGCTTGTGGTTTCAGtattttgcatgcatgagcTGGAGCTGTTTTGGTAGCTAGTCAGGTCAGAATGGAATGTGCGTATGTCAcaatccattttatttttacatgatggtaattaataataatatgtcATAACTAATTAATGGTTGTGCAATTGTGATTGAGAAACCATAGTCCATAgtatatgtacatattttttcctcttctctttAAAGATATGTACACAAGATTTCATGATTATCATTACAATTGTTGgctacaaataatatatgcgTCAGTGTCGCAACACCATAGAGAGATTGGTCTAACTATAGAGTTACATTATGGCAAGTACAACAATGTAGACGGTTGTTATCTACTTAACATACACAGACAGCTAAATAGACAGCTTGTACAATaacctgtttatttatttatttgcaaaacatttaatttatccattgacacataaatcaagGTAATTAGTGGTGCTAGTGAATAGACGAGACGCGGCGTACAACAGTGCTAGCGGTATCGGTTTGGCATTTGGAGCACGCACCCCTGCCGTCTCTTCGCAATATATAGCcggctttttttttgcaaatttcataatatacaGACGGCTTAAAGACATACGTTGTAAATGACCTTATGGTCTCATTGTCTTATCAACTcttttaaaacttatattttgaaagttGACTATGAGTTTTTTTGTGCACGCAGTTAATTCTTTAACATTGGGTTTTAAAGTTCgaaacacaaatataaaagtttttctcatattttttattttttacaatttatcaGCCATATATCAAACAACCAATTGGTTGAAGGGTGTGATGTATAATTGGCCAAGTGGGCATACTAAAGTGCCAATCTAATTAAAATGcgattttcatataatttaagatattgaataattattttttcctgaTTACCCAttgaatagttttttttttcatattctgGTCTGTCAAGCTCATGGGGAGTTGATTTGTACATCCTGATCACATGCATCTATCCACTGATCCACACAAGTTTGAGACTCTTCTTGACGACTTTTGCTACGTCTTCTTTTTATATTCAAATCGTAGATGAAGTATCAAGTTCTTAATTAATCGATactatcattttatttttttagctgcatgaataattaaaaacaattaacaatttttcaatatttatactttttactatattatatattctaagatgaaataaaaaccATATTTTAGTTACTTTCATACTTGCCAATATATAAATGACCATAAAAGTATACTAATTGACTGCAGGGTGAATACTAAATATGctaagaaataaagaaaatgactCGAAGAAGATAAAGTCACCAGCTAGGAAAAATGAAGTAGTGAGCTATCTGTTCTTGTCAAAATTAGGTAGTGTTGCCCGGACCTATTCTTGTCCGTGGAGCCTACGtggacatgcatgcatcttcaCCGATTGTAAAACTACCTAAATTTATAAGTTGGAAGTTGAAATAGTATGAATATGCCGTGTTCACACCTCAATTTTTTAGGAGAATTCGAGAGCTTCGATTAATCAACAGGAGGGAATATACATAAGCCGGCCGACTTAGGTCCCGTTTGTTTTAGCTATGAATTATTGTAATCTggattattgagtcagattattataagctatattattataaattaaagtaGAAAGAAATGATAAAGATAGATTATTATTCTAAAGTATCAGTGGGTTTAAAGTCacccaataatctaaaataagcACATCTggatgagcttatcagattatagtaatctgGGCTCTCGATTATAATAACATattacaataatatatttgtttatttcagcTTACTGCTAATaattcagattataataatttcaaGCTAAATCAAATAGGGCTTTAAGGCTGTGTTATCTGGCTCATCAGCTTTCTGCTCTTTTTTGTTCGCATGATTCCGAACTACTAAccgcttgtttttttttaaaaaaaatgttatattagACTTTTAAATTTGCAGTGGTTAATGTAATCATTTATAAGATTAATAGCAATcacacaaaaaacaaaaaaatcttgCACGCGACGCTAATGATTCATGATgaagtgtgtgtatatacacaCAATTAGCAGTATCTCAGGCTTGGAGTTGGAACACAACAATGATCAACGGCACTTAATAATTGAACTATACTTATTTTCTAGGTGTGGAtatgacaaaataaaaattagatatatATGAGGCAACGATTGGGATATACATACAATACTCTGCAACAAGATAGGAGTGACATTCGAAGACAATAGATCGCCTATGAAGATAATAGAGCATCTTAGCAAGCGGTTAGCAGCGGCCTAAAAATACATCTTTACAAGTGATACCCCCATCCAATTCCATCATATATGCGTTTTCTGATAatgcatgctagctagctaattatttatatatgtatacattgctgaaaatttattatcaacaCATTCCtcaacggaaaaaaaaaacatacttcGCATCCGTAGGGAgtgatttttggttttttcaggaaaaaaaccacaaagcatatttgtaaataaaaagtaatttgcgaataaaacttttacatacgtatttttagcgatctacacgacatgctagaaaataaactatgataagaaaaatcctaaaattaacttcaaatttaatattaaaaatttaaattttagcttataatgaATGAAAAAAGGGTCAGTAATGCGTATGTATGCGTACTTGTGTAGTATACGCTTGTTTAATTTGGGGAGCGTGCCGTGCCGTCCGGAATACGGAATTTCATCGTTGTCGTCTTCTCTCTCGTTGGATCGTATATATCAGTATTCAGTTAagttcagttcagttcagttcGCTGCAAGCTAGAGCCTCCTCTCTTTATCACTCATGCCATCAGATCAACTGGCCCaactgcatgcatatgcacgcTCGATCTCGATCAATCGGCCGAATTTTGGAACgatatttatcaatatatttgtattttgagCAGAAATTTGTAAGCGGCCGTGGTTAATTTGGACGTCATAGTAGTGCAAAAGATGGGGAAAGAGACATGCATGTTGTGAATTATTGATAGAGATAATTTTTTGTACTGTACGTACGCACCAcgagtatatataaattgagcTGAATTTAAATTGGGTGGTGATTAATTTGTGGGCCAGTACCCATTCATTTAATTTCTGGTGTTAGATAAGTTATATATGTGGACAAAAATTGAATTGTGTAATAGTCAAATTTGTCTCCAAATGAAACGgcagaaatatatttaattactatgGTTGGTGTAATTTctgaattaatattaattatttttcagtcaatTGAGAAATGTCATAATCGCTCTTGCCATTAAACTACTGTTTTCATATCCTTGTCCCTTTTGCCTCTCCATTGAGTCAAAAGTTGTTTGACCGtcaattaataaaacacaaaaatcaCGAAAAATTCAATGACATACCACTTCAAACTTGTTCTTTTGAAAAATGGTATCACAACTATCATACTACGCGTATTCCATGTGGAATCATTCTTCTTTTTATAGTGTTATATATTCtcgttttgtttttaattagacAGGTCGAGGCAATTAACCACAAAGAAAAATTGTACTGCCGTCTCcagtaaaagaaaattaaacttATCTATCATGAATCCATGTAATTAAGTTGTCTAATCTTTCACTTAtgctatatattataatatggccgcgttcttcttcctctctacCAACCAACCTCCACGAACTactaaacgtgtattttttacgaaaattttcaatagaaaatcatattaatctattttataatttttataactaataattaattaatttattactatatttttcacgcGGGATAACTTGCATATAGCCGGACGCggtctatatataattaattacgcCAATCATCTACGTAGAAGTTACCACTTTTGTACTAAAGGATACTCCGTTTATGCCAATAAAAGAATCATTAGCCGGTCAGCACTAACTAGCAGTCTAATCACGCATAAAtcaattactaattaattaattaattttctttccaaGATTTAGCTTTATCTTCAACAGTGACAGCTTCTCGATCAGCGTACGTACTCATCATCTTATCTCGCAAGATAAAACGACGGCgacaccggccggccgggagaCAGACTGAACGCCGGCCCAGCATGTCCCTCGTGCATGAGCTAGCGAGCGACGACGTCATcaaccgccgccggcgccggccggccccggccccggccccgatcgatcgatatcaGTCTAGCTAGCGCGGTACGTAGGGCCGTCTCTTCACGTGGCCGGTCAcgtgccgccggcgacgtgtcgccgccgcagccgcctgatcgggcagcgacggccggggcATCGCcggcccgtcgccgtcgagggGCCCCCCGTGCTGCTCCCGGCGATTATTACTGGGCGAAAGGGGCCTCGTCTTTTATCTGAAACTAACTGGTAGCGCCTGTTGGCTCCCATTATTGGCTGCACTTGcacatgagatgagatgagatgagactATGAGATGAACAGATGTGAGATCTCGATCGATGAGATGGGACGAGACGGATCGatacggatggatggatggagatgctttctatctatctatcatCCATCTACTAGTGGAAATTAAGGCCTTGCCGCAGTCTAACTACCACAGCTTAATGACGGTTAAAGTGATGATGTACATGTGTTAAAGGCAATTAACGTACGTACGCCGAGTGGTGTGTTCTTGCGTTTTTAGTTGCCGAATtgat is a window of Oryza brachyantha chromosome 8, ObraRS2, whole genome shotgun sequence DNA encoding:
- the LOC102716337 gene encoding cold-responsive protein kinase 1-like, whose amino-acid sequence is MMACCFMFGNNTNQTSEGEQGEKAVRIFSYNELRKATHDFSGANKIGEGGFGSVFRGRLRDGTIVAVKVLSATSRQGVREFINELTAISDIMHENLITLIGCCAEGSHRILVYNYLENNSLQHTLLGSGRSNIHFNWRARVKITVGVARGLAFLHEDIRPPIIHRDIKASNILLDKDLTPKISDFGLARLLPLNATHVSTRVAGTIGYLAPEYALRGQVTKKSDIYSFGVLILEIVSGRCNYNSRLPYEEQFLLERTWAHYEQGHLDIIIDADLENDVDVEEACRFLKVGLLCTQDAMKLRPNMISIVGMLTGEKDVSTERITKPSVVGDLGDDLRGNNQQRPNDAHSLLMRSFVTTEPSTSSDTTTRSSL
- the LOC102716615 gene encoding NAC domain-containing protein 21/22-like; translation: MSFIGTVEARMPPGFRFHPRDDELVLDYLLHKLAAGRGGGGGGGGVYGGGVAIVDVDLNKCEPWDLPEAACVGGKEWYFFSLRDRKYATGQRTNRATRSGYWKATGKDRSITRRGGSGDPAVGMRKTLVFYCGRAPKGRKTEWVMHEFRLDPQPLHLKEDWVLCRVFYKTRQTIPSPSSEEPGRSNELDLPSAPSLPPIIDAYIAFDTTPTKTTTTGSYEQVSCFSGLPALPLKGSISFGDLLAMDTSEKKAIRALHNSSNTAKMEFSPDWGQESTGLSQMWNPAPLNNL